In Raphanus sativus cultivar WK10039 unplaced genomic scaffold, ASM80110v3 Scaffold4259, whole genome shotgun sequence, one DNA window encodes the following:
- the LOC130507282 gene encoding uncharacterized protein LOC130507282, producing MEREATKEVIQIGMRSKAKKLYVPKHLMREANKAELDGFHKRVKRVPKGMTFEEAYYKYRLGNFFRESRETEKDMEILFNKVCRKPKRTLKKEQYPGKFLIPCSINNHDLPNALCDTGSAVSIMAIDTAEVLGLKTKPSKDSFAFVDNSKANSAGMIRNVKVEIGECTIPVDFHVVELKSGRTSSLLFGKAFMATVGAVCDLKKNRMCLTNVDENVFYDPVEKKKSEDLISYIEMFEDSAPLTYGDREFAKSGSTSIDIQLSRSVDNEPHESTDTEPLESVDSIQISEQNETEKSKSRGRPRKRKKKIKRNINAYSLSRVPSQCQEESLECRVRRRGGPASFAKVRVLSDPKLRDKGEASARAFINCINQMRKRDTETCFGASSHPHPD from the coding sequence ATGGAACGGGAAGCAACAAAAGAAGTGATTCAGATTGGGATGAGGTCGAAAGCTAAGAAACTCTATGTTCCCAAACACCTGATGAGAGAAGCTAACAAAGCTGAACTTGATGGATTTCACAAGAGGGTGAAGAGAGTTCCTAAGGGTATGACTTTTGAGGAAGCCTATTATAAGTACAGACTTGGTAATTTTTTCAGAGAGAGCAGAGAGACAGAAAAGGACATGGAGATATTATTCAACAAGGTCTGCCGTAAGCCTAAGAGGACTCTCAAGAAGGAACAATATCCTGGAAAGTTTCTAATTCCATGCTCTATAAATAACCACGATTTGCCAAACGCCCTCTGCGATACTGGATCTGCAGTGAGTATCATGGCTATAGACACTGCTGAAGTATTAGGATTAAAGACGAAACCTTCAAAAGATAGTTTCGCTTTCGTTGATAACTCCAAAGCAAACTCAGCAGGCATGATCAGGAATGTTAAAGTGGAGATAGGAGAATGCACTAttcctgtggattttcatgtcgtGGAGCTCAAATCAGGCAGGACATCTTCCCTTCTTTTTGGAAAAGCCTtcatggctacagtgggagcagTTTGTGATCTTAAGAAGAATAGGATGTGCCTAACTAATGTTGATGAAAATGTCTTCTATGAtcctgtggagaagaagaaaagtgaagATTTGATTTCATACATAGAGATGTTTGAAGATTCAGCACCTCTAACATATGGAGATCGCGAGTTTGCAAAATCAggatcaacatcgatcgacattcaaCTTTCAAGATCGGTCGACAATGAGCCTCACGAATCGACCGACACAGAGCCTTTAGAATCGGTCGACAGCATCCAAATTTCAGAACAGAACGAGACTGAAAAGTCTAAGTCTAGGGGAAGACctagaaagaggaagaagaaaataaaaaggaatataAATGCATATTCTCTATCACGGGTCCCTTCTCAGTGTCAGGAGGAAAGTCTTGAGTGTAGAGTGCGCCGCAGAGGAGGTCCAGCTTCATTTGCTAAGGTTAGAGTGCTATCTGATCCAAAACTGAGAGACAAAGGGGAAGCATCTGCAAGAGCTTTCATCAACTGCATCAACCAAATGAGGAAGAGAGACACAGAAACTTGTTTTGGAGCAAGTTCACATCCTCATCCAGATTAA